The following DNA comes from Plodia interpunctella isolate USDA-ARS_2022_Savannah chromosome 1, ilPloInte3.2, whole genome shotgun sequence.
aaataaatttaaccgtACTATTTTTTTTCGCACGTGAAAAAGATTATGAATCGTCGCCCTGTACTTTAAACATGCCCATACCCATAGACACCGGCAACCCGATACGGATCACCACCAGTGCGTTAccgactttttgagaaagcgaTACTCCTTTCTCGAAGtcgaaactatatttatataaactattcgagtaaaaaaataaataattataattaaaaaaaaataaacttaaaaggTTATAGGAATAGCTCTTGCTCTTGCTTCTCGGTGAGAACTTCATATCGACAGAGTCCAACGGTTGTCAAAATAAGGTTTTTTCGACGGATAAAACCACAGACTTAATGTAACTGTTATCAGTATTATATcgaatgtaaaataaaagccaatatgagacaaaaataaatacataatcctttcaataatattgaaataagctacattaaaataatattcctaatatattttgacatttggaTAGATTTTAGCTAATCagatttaactttattttattattcaggagctaaataaataataatttccaacTTTGGAAAAATATCGTTAAAAACCGTATGCTATGTTGCACTATTGATCTACAAATTTcccaatacattttaaaaaaatgtcataaacAAGATGTTACAGTCACAAAATGTCTCTGGTTAGTCGACTTGTGGTCCGCTCCGCCGCGGGTGCCAAAATTAAATGGCTggcaaatttttttaaaacctttCGCTCTTATTGctgcacattttattttataaattaattttcaatcgCACCATaactattcaattttaaatgagGACGATAACTACAATGtccaaacatttttgaaaaactgCGGTCACAAAACCAGACAGACAAGACTGATAATCTCTGATAACATGTTAAACCTTGTTGTTAGCTCCTGTAAAgctaaaatgtacattattggaaatgttttatttatttttaaaaaggaaGACCAAAAGCTACATTCTTGTATAAATGGAGATGGTTAGGtgcctataaataaatctgaattaATAACTTGAGTTTAAGCACTGACACACACTTTTCTGAGTTGACAATAGTCAGCTAGGAATTAGTTGTGACATACGTCTTAAAATCATCAACGTATAAATCGGCTTTCAATCGGATTACGTTCccctatttatctatatatttgattgcttctatatttataatatagatttgaGTCTGAAATGATACTAAGTGAACGCTCCACTGAGtgttttcatacttttttaacGGGCTTTCACACcagctaaaataaaacaaaaaatcagaTTGAAAagcagtaaaaatataaaagttatcaCTTACTGCTTCAATCATACATATTTAGAAATTGTTATACAccttattttatgtttgtactaatatttttcatcagaCGTGACTGGCGAACACTGGGTAAGAAGGAAGGCTTTATAGCTTACCTCGAATGACGAATACCTGTTGAGTAACAATTGAAAAAGCGAAACCTTCAACGTTTACGATACTTAGCAACTTTCACCTATTTGAATTcaagtgacaaaaatatattgcgcAGGCAATCACAAACCAATCCCAATCTAAAGAAAATATCATTGATACATTAGGTAGATACTAGTTATTGGGTATGTCAACATCGTTTCCGGTACCTATTTGATATTCTCATTTGTTCTTTGTTCCCTTGGCatctaaacaaattattatccTAAAACTCAGACAGGATGTAGCTGTACCTAAGTGCTAGGAGGAACTAGACGCTTGAAAAAATTTcgagaattatatatattatactatttctGGTCACGCTTATGGCGCGTTGTTGTTATTCCgaacattattatttcaagGTTGCACGGCCGTCGCAGTGAGGTTGCGTAGTGGGGCTCCTCGGTAGGCGTTCAACTGGTATCTCTGTCCCTCTTTCGCATTGAGCTTCAGTCAGCTTGCTCTGTACTTGGCATTTGATATGTATGAATCGTGTCAACGTGAGCATAACTAGGTATTCCTTGATAGCTATTAGTTTATGAATCTGGATTCTTAGATCATCGGCTGTCAAATTCTTGGATTTGAGCCTATAGATCCATAACTTTAAGTATACAACCACTGCACGATaaccttaaataaatatgactcATACATTTAAGTATACTTACACAAAAAACAGATTTATAAGCGATTGGGGTATCGTCAGATTATGTTCTTATTCTATTTCTATTAGCTCTAGATTTAGATTACAATAGATCAAATAAGTTGCCAAGGCTTTTTTACTCAAATAGTGAATTTGATATCACTCATTATGTTTGCTTTATTAGTTTGCATGAGATTACTATAATGGACCACCATAGTCCCAAAAATAGCAATACCTCATTTAAAGTATTCATCTCTAAACTCCATTAAACGTTAATCAAGCATCCATCATTATATAGATCTACTTCAGTTTCATCACATTAAGTAatcattgtattatttaaaactttaataatagGTTATTTTTTGCTGCTTCTGTAGAATTGAATCCTGTGACCTCCAACTGGGAGACACATGGAGGGGGATGCAAGGCAAGATGAGCGTGACAACGCCGGTTAAGAAGATAAGAAAAAAGTCAGACAGTAAACCGCAATCTCAAATGTACGTATGTACTTAGGTGTGTTTTGTAAACTACTGTAACTGTAACGCACACGGAAAGTGTCATGTTggttttgattattataatccTTTTAATTTGTATGCCCAAAAATAAAGATTCTCTGTATTATTTGTACCCATGTATCACAGATTGCATAATTTGGTGTAATTTGTTTCTTTGGTTTTGTTGTAAGTGGACTATTTATGTGGAAGTTCATGACACGGTGTATGACGCGCTGAATCCAAACTCGTTTAAAGAggttcaagatttttttattgaaattattcttATGAATCGATATTATACTACGTACATTAAAcattaagttaaataataagttgGTACATAAACTAAGAGTAATATCCGAACTGGTAATCCTAATTGTATAAAAGCATTTAATgggtaattaaataagttatgtacttattttcacGTGTTATAGTTAGTTGCATGGTAGTGCATGATTTTCGATGTGAGTTAGATTTCTTAATTTCCCAATCCATTTTGAGACTAATTCAATACTAGCGACGGCTCGGGATTTTCCTTCCGTGGGGGAACTTAACTTCCCTAAACTATGGCTGTCCTTTCGTACCTTAtcgtttaaattttcaaaccACACTGAACGCTTGAGGTGTGTTTGAGTAACCATttatagtttgtaacttttggagaaattacttttgtataatataaaatttaacgtgaTGTACCTGTCAAGGTGATTTCTGAATGTATGGTATAAGACAAGTAAGATAATTATTAGACAAAGTGTCAATATTTCGCATTTCAGAAATTGAaggtttaatattaatataaatttgtaaaaaattaggGGATTTAAGAAGAAAACTGCTAATATTTATCAGCGTTGATTTCagatttgttaatttatattaaagttgTCCTTGTTAAAACTAAGCAATCACTAAATTCTGTTGGTAAACTCATAAAACTAATATCTTGTTAATTTTGGTAAACCCaactttatatttagtaattttagtAATACTGGAAAGACACAGGGTTCACTAGTGTCTGGGCTTttagaataacattttattatctctaAGATAAATGGGATGTTGTTTATTGATGACAGATAAACACAACACCtccaaaacaatataatattaaaaacaatatatttgcaattaattgtctttgaaattaattatctttttcaattatttttagaaacaaGTGCCACAACGAAAAGAGACGGCGCGAGCTTGAAAACGAGACGATCAATCAGCTCGAAGAGCTCCTCGGCACGTGTTTAGCTGAAGTAAAGCAACCTGACAAGAACGGAATAGTCCGGGAGGCCACACGGCAGATAGAAGAGGTGCTGAAGAGACGGGGCGAGTGCCCCGGCGAGTGCCCGGTGCGCAACGCTCAGTGTCTTTCGCCGGTGCAGGCGGGCGAGGTTAGCTCTACGCAGCCTCCCGCTTGTTTGCATTACACGGAGATCACCACACTTATTGAGGTACTTACTATGTaccaataaaaaacttattgtatattatgataatcCTAGGTTTCTCAAATTTTTGCTTATACCCACGACATAATGTTAGTTTTTACTGTAGGCAGCCGATCCAGTGACGATAATGCTCCATCACTTGttcggaaaaaaaaattgattgatcatgataataaatgagtgactacttattttaattagaccTCAATCAGACTAATTTATATCCTTCCTTATTTcttattgtaaattgtaatgaatctaacaaaatctaaatcaaaatttgtcACGTGATTCTTCGTATTGactcaattgtttttattttaggctCTCAAGCACTACACCGGGAGTCTTGGTTGggttttattggaaataaactCCAAAGGCGAAATCGAATGCGTCACTGAAAATATCAAGGAACTTGTTCTGCAGGACAGAACAGAGTTGTACAAGAAATCTATTTTCTCTCTGTTGCACGTCAACGATCAAGCTAAATTAAAGCCTTTATTGAGAGTAATACAGTCTTTCGCCTGGGGTTCAGGTGAAATTGAAAAGTTTCAAGCTATTCAAGCCAGATTACTTGTCAAGAATACTGATGGGACTGAAGGAACTgggtaatttatatttatttcattacgcaaacaacacaatttttaactatttacaataagcatataataaaaataataaaatatattctagcTTGAAAATAAgcagtttatatttaaatagtgtCAACATGGTAAATTTCAGCATCTAGTGCAATAtttcaatagttttattttcgctATTCATGGTGATAGTAATGACGAACGAACGATAAGAGGACGATTACACGTAGCTAGTATATGCGAATGTGCAGATATCACACAATTGCAAATTGAAGaaacgtaataataaaaatatcaattttacgCAATAATGAACAACATATCGTTTGTTGTAAAAAACACCAAGGTGGTACTAGGATTTCGCAACGAAACGAATTACGTTGTATTCGTgcaaaatgattatttatgcgtactttttaaaattttgaaggcAATCAGTACTTATGTATGAATTTAACATTAAagcttatatatgtatgaatttaacattaaagcttatatattagataaagattttatttggttgacttttaatataatatgttgcCGGTAAACTGCTTAGCAGTTtggcaaaattaatttttaggcCTCATTAGGTATTTGGATATATAAACctcatgaaaatataaatgatcaTAGTGCTGATAATTCATGTTGTcgatattatttgaaatacgctaatatgatattatatccCACTTACCACCTTCACACGTGTTAGAAATAATACGCTTATATAGCAGCCTACGCCCGTTTGTATATCTACTTTTTGGAACGATTCAAATGCAGCGCAGTTCAATATAATAACCTAAAACGTATTGCattactattaaaaattaacttggTACAAACGTAAATAGGTTGCATTAAGAGGTCTGGTGATTGTAAGCCCcacttcttttttatataacctaaaatgtattgcattactattaaaaaataacttggtACAAACGTAAATAGGTTGCATTAAGAGGTCTGGTGATTGTAAGCCCCACTTCTTTTTTCCGAGATGACATGTGGAATAGAATATGAAATTAGATAATTTCCACGTCAGGTACGTGGAAGCAGTGATCCACGCTGCGCCGGTGCGCGGCTCGTCTTCGGAGGAGGCCGGCTCCGTCATGTGCGTCATCCGGCGCCGCGAGGACGCGTCGGCCGCTCTTCTCCCCTTGGACGGTGGTCCGCCCGCCATCGCCGCCAAGCAGTCTGATCATATAGTCTTCCGATTGGACtgcaattatattattctctGTAAGTTGCCTGCTGCATCTGATATAACTTTCTAATGGCCAGCGACTGCCACGATGGATATGACTTTGGAGTCTGGAGTCGTCGCCATCGCCTTATGCATTTCAAACAGTAGCTGATAAATAGTCAACCGGAAAGCAGGTTTCTTTACCAAGTTTTCTTTAATTGGAAGCTATGGTTTTTGAAAGCTACTTTATATGATTTAGATGATGTACGAAATCTTGAGGTaggagtagaattcgaacacGGAGAGGATCTTTTCATCAGAGGcctatgtaaaatttatgtataataagtattattcgGGTATTTACtgaagttttaagtttttattcgaGAAATACGGACTTTTATATctgcatacatttttaaagttattgttgtacttaataatttacttttaaattttttccaGCTTGTGATTTACGTGGAGTGGAAAACATTATAAACTGCCCAGTGTCTCTTGTGGGTACTCGTTACTTGGAACTAGTTGATAGTGGTGACCGCGTGGTTGTAGTGGCGCATTTGCAGCAGACCGGGCAGTACTCGGCACCGCCCAGCGTCAGCCCGCCCTTCCGCATCCGGCTGGGCGCGTCGCTGCCCGCGCTCCGCGTCAGCGCGCGCTCGCGGCTGTTTCGCGCGCAGCCCTCCTCCGGCGAACCCGACTTCATCATGTCCACGCACACCCTGCTCGGCGACGACGACCTCGACCTCCTCGACGCCGAGACCTCCCGCCCGCCCGTCGGCGGCCCCCTCATGACCTCCGTCGCCAACGGCGAGTCCTCCAACTGTGATCGCTACCGCTCGCCGATGTGTCCCGGCGGCGAGTTTCTCAACGATTTCGACCTCGACCCCGACCCGTGGGGCTCGAGCTTTCAGCTGGGAGACATGTCCGGCGAGGATTCCAAGGATCGCAAGGACACGTCCGTGGAGCCGCCAGCGACGCCGCAGacgccgcgcgcgccgcccaCGCCGGGCGAGGGCCCGCCCTCGGTCGCTCCCGTGGAGGAGCCCAATCGGCTGCGGACGCTGCTCAGCAAGAAGCCCGTGCCCGGGGACGCTGCGCTCAACTCCAACAATCGTATCCTGAAAGACCTGCTCAAGGTATGTTAATATCACATTTTAATGGGATTTAACACAGTTGTTCGACGGCCTTACACCGTAAGGCAAACTTAAGGCGGAACAATCCCTGCaaaagtcgcctaaaggcaacTGACTAACTGACTAGTGAAACCCAGTGTGCACGTTTCCTAACGATGtgttctttcaccggaagcaagtggtagtctataaaaactacaataGTCAGATTAATATACGAAACAGTGTAGCTCAAAtacgattcgaacctgggacatttTAATGACAGGCGGATGGTCTTGACTGGACCACTACCGCTTGAGGTCCTCGATGTTGACTATCAATAATGTACAGCAGGAGGACGAAGAAGCGACGGGCAGTGAGACGTCCGCGCCGCACACGCCGCTGACGCCGCACACACCCCACACGCCGCACACGCCGGCCGCGGCCATGTCGCCGCTGCACTCGCGGCCCTCGCCGCACCCCGCGCACCCCGCGCACACTGCTCACCCCGCACACCCTGCCGGGCCCGCGCACCAGCCACACACCATGCCCTCTCACAACTCTGAAGTTTTGCTCAGGGTAAGTTTGTATCAACTTCAACAAATTGATTAAGAGTAAATGTCAATAggaaagtataaataatatggaaGCATGACGTATAGCTATACCTTTCAACGCGCGTGAAAAAGACGGCTTCAAATCATAGCGATATATGTACTTTGCATCAAAAAGTTCTGATCAGTGCGGGCTAGGTTCTATATATCGTCACAATTGTAATATTCACGTCTCCATTATTATGACATATTGACACTTGACAGTGGCCTAGCTACCGGAAGGCTAGATGGAGTCCTGCCAGGGCGCCCTCGAACTGTCACTTACAgctataaattgaaattggaAGATTTCAGGAACGTGACTTTAATAATGGcgacttattaaaaataaatttggaattCCCAACTTGTCTCGAACATCTTTGTTTGAAACTTACGGGGAAGTCCCCTGTATCCTTGGCATAATCACACcattcatcatcataaatTTCATAGTCACACCGTTGAACAGCGCGTtataacagaaatataaattgtttttttacacaataaagCAGAGAGCAATAAGCTGAGAtttattaggtaggtaattcGTTTCATtccttattataaatacttttgttttattattaccttATACTAATTAATTGATTACATTTTTCACTTCTAAACTTTGCGTGTCAGGACGTGccctacttatttaaatatataaattatgatttcatAAGACaacaaaactaataatttattatttaaatacacaaatttaCAGATACTGAACGACAAATCGGATGAAGACGGCGACGATCGTCGGCAACTCGACAGCCGCAACACCTCGCAACCTTGCGCGTTGCTCTCACAACTGTTGTCGAGCAGCAACGGTCCGTCCGGCAATGGCCGCAGCCAGGACTCCACTGATAACTACCTCGAGAGAATACGCGCGGTCAAACACAAGCTGGAAGAAAAGGGAGCCGGCAACGCTAAGCGACCCGCCACGTCTGAAAGCCAACAGGTACGTCGTACGTCAACAGTATAACATACCCATCCAAATTGTAAATTCAGCCTTATAACCGCAGCCTAGCTGGTGGTACCGCTCTCCTCCTGCCCTCAGCCTTGGCAGCTAATAATTCTAAGGAGGGTTGATGTCAgtccggttgtaaaatcacaggtgAATCTTTACaatactttaataattattacaacttGTCAGCAGGTGTCATCGTCGGCGGTCCCGCCCGCGTCATCAGCGGCGCCGTCGCCCGCGGCCGCGCCTGCCACCACTAGCAGCGCGGGCATGAGCCAGCTCTGCCAGAAGAACCAAATCCTAGTGTCGCTGCTGGCGCGACAGCAGACCACGCCCACCACGCCGCTGCCGCTGCCCAACCCCAACCTCCGCGCGTATGGCCCCGCGCCCCGCCCCAGACCCCCGCCCCCCGCGCAGATGCCCCAGCAACGGCATCACCACTCCACGCTGTCTACCATACTCACTGGACCTGCGCAGTAAGCACtcttttacaagcttttattctGTCTGTGTTCCGTCTGTAATCATAGCTTGCTCGATTACTTTTACTTCCaattgtcctacagagttgaaatttcccatgTCGCTTTAGTTTCCATTACAACTAAACAGTTTACAGCACGGAGATGagttttttgtcaggcgttaaatacCACAAGATCTGTCTGTTGGATTCTTGATTTTAGCATGAGATATTGAAAGTTTATTTCAGTGGCTGACAAGGTATCAAGAATGCGTCATATGAATAACAAGAATATCCTTTTCATACATACAAGCACAAATCTTTTCCATAATAaatctcatcatcatcatagggtgccatcttcgaattgaaatttggaggtcagcatacggaaaccctcgcggctttgggccgctattttcagttggttgtatctaagtccggtccaatcctttatgtcataataaatcagcagttattttattaaacacgaatttaaaatatatatcttcatCAGCATTCAATGTACAAAACAGCATATTGCGCGTGTTAATCGTGTTTACTAGTGTTAAATGTTATTGCgtacttattttaaactatcaCATTGCTATCGATCtttcagtttatttatgtacgaTTGTTGCATAAAAAGCATGTGACGAGACAATGCCAGAGGCCCCTGAGATATAACGTCTATCTTTACAATTAGAagagtattttaaatatggatGGTCATACTAGATTAATGTTATCGATATTATTTCATTGAGAAGACATGGTTCATTGTGCCCGGATAGTTTAAACTAGTttgagtttttaattaaatatagactatcatttatatagtatattatacttggtaataataattctaaaaataatatttcgtcTCCATTATCTTTTACTAAgatgttatgaaattaaattactattaaattatttggacTATTATATTCACATAAAATACCAACGCCAGCCACAACAATACTTTCTCTTCAGAATCTGAAAAAGACCCACAAATACTTCTTTTCGGAAAATTTGCAGTGTACGCACATGAAGAACGTATAGGTGAACTAAATGTGTTAACAATGTGAATaggtttattttaagaaatacacCATCGGCGAATTCAAGATGATCAACGTACACTgcgaaatttgtttataactgCAAGATATGTAAAACTAGCAATGCAATTTAAGTTCACCACATTCGCTTTTTAACCGATAGTGAATTTCTAGCATTAGGTCTATATCTGCCAGTGTTACTACATATCATCAAGAAATATTATTCGTGTTCTTTGTGGTGGATgaacaagtaataaaattgatacgCATAATTTTTCTGTTTAGTAATATCTAGGaatatctaaattatttttaattactagtTAATGACTAACATTGAAATACGTAATATCTTAGAATACATGCCGAAATTGCATTATGTCGTATTATACTGAACACATGAAATATAGCATTCTAATGTAGTTGTTATCTCACAGCCGAGCGAGTAACGTGAACGGCGGTCCGGGGTCGCTGGGCGGCGGGGCGTTGGGCGGCGCTGAACTGGCGCAGAGCCACTTGCAGATGGTGCTGCAGGGCCGCGGAGCCTACCCCCCGCACTCTGCGCCACACCCCGTCACCACCCAACACTACACCGCCAACCAGCACTACAGCCAACCGTCAGTATTCATTTAATCAGATAGGGCACTAAATACTAAGGTTAAGATGTCgatatggaaaatgatcattttcttaTTGGCTTGGATCTTCGATGTTTCTTTACACAGGgtataacaaaattcacaatgtattttaacatatgaaatgttaaaatacGGTGCCTTAACTATCAACACTTAGGAAAAATTTTTTCCATCTAGCTGTTATGATATTTGATAGATCAATCTGAGTGAGCGTCcgtgtatatttattgattgttgTATTCCAGCGGCAGCAGCAGTCGGGCGGTGGCGGGCGGGGACAGCGAGGTGCCGAGCGACCAGACGCTGTCGGACATCCTGGACGAGGTCATCGACCACATGCCCGACGCCGACCGGCCCGCGCCCAGCGTCAGCGTGCTCATCGACCTCGAGACCCGCCGTGACTATGGGGTgagatataacaaaaattagaTTAACTCTCCCGTATCTTCTCTAGTGGGAATAGTAGGCGGCCGCAGGGGACCGACAAGGTGCTGAACATCCTACCACAGTTTGATGAGACTCATATAATTTTCGAAACATAATGAAAGTGCAACATTGAAAGTCCATTGACTATCATATTTGAGAGAGACTTTGATTTAGCTCCCAACGGATCATATGGAGCGTCGGGAGTGTTTTCGCAATTTTCATCACCGAACTTTGCAGTGCgagttattataaattctgaCGAAATTATGTTGTTTCCAGGGAAAGGCGAAAAATGATGTGATAAATGCGATCACAAAAAGTCTCATGCAATGCGAGACTGTGACCAAAAGTCCCGTGTCGTCAAGTCCTGGCCCACCGCCTGTGTACGCCGTGCAAAGTCCGGTAAGATATTCGTActaataaatctaaatctCTAATCTTTCTAAAAACGTGTATTCTCTgacataaaaacattaacataaaattaacattaaaaggGTATTGACGCGGGCACAACCGTGTCACAGTGATGCATACGCCAATGGCATTGTACTTATCCTCAGGTGTCTTGCAACATGGGCAGCATGGGCAGCAGCGGCGGCATCCACTACGTGCGGCCCGATGGCACCCGCTCGCGGCAGCTGGAGGAGCAGCACGCGCGGCTGATGCATCTGCAGCAGCGGCAGCAGATGCTGGTGTCGCCGGAGGTGCATGCTTCTTACAGATAGATAcaacatttgtaaaaaagcaacaaaacatacacattccaaatacaaaaataacaaacaaaaaaaggaCAGAAAAGCATACAAATGTGTCTGTGtgttaataacaaacaaaaaaaggaCAGAAAAGCATACAAATTTGTATCATTATAATCATCATCGAAAGCCCCTTATATCCCACCATggtatttttctttactttttattttaaggttcAAAGTTaaaaggttcgaatcctactgactacaatctgactcatgtgtaatTGTTTTCAGAGACCACCCCTTAGTCGTACTTAGTAAAATTACTTAGTCTGTAGTCCCTTGAATCTAAAAGGATTTTCTTTTCTGCGGTTTTCTGCGATCAGCGATGTACAACGCAGCAAATGTGTTTTACGTCAGTCACTCCTTATtactttccttttttatttgaaatttgttttctttaggAACTTATAATGGCTTCCTTTTAAATCGTTaaaaggtataaaat
Coding sequences within:
- the LOC128673996 gene encoding uncharacterized protein LOC128673996 isoform X2 — protein: MLPMVQPDPVIFNCGGHSANGATAPSIALPPSLTPDSDVDELVDIFFDVDVTVNTFPRIESCDLQLGDTWRGMQGKMSVTTPVKKIRKKSDSKPQSQINKCHNEKRRRELENETINQLEELLGTCLAEVKQPDKNGIVREATRQIEEVLKRRGECPGECPVRNAQCLSPVQAGEVSSTQPPACLHYTEITTLIEALKHYTGSLGWVLLEINSKGEIECVTENIKELVLQDRTELYKKSIFSLLHVNDQAKLKPLLRVIQSFAWGSGEIEKFQAIQARLLVKNTDGTEGTGYVEAVIHAAPVRGSSSEEAGSVMCVIRRREDASAALLPLDGGPPAIAAKQSDHIVFRLDCNYIILSCDLRGVENIINCPVSLVGTRYLELVDSGDRVVVVAHLQQTGQYSAPPSVSPPFRIRLGASLPALRVSARSRLFRAQPSSGEPDFIMSTHTLLGDDDLDLLDAETSRPPVGGPLMTSVANGESSNCDRYRSPMCPGGEFLNDFDLDPDPWGSSFQLGDMSGEDSKDRKDTSVEPPATPQTPRAPPTPGEGPPSVAPVEEPNRLRTLLSKKPVPGDAALNSNNRILKDLLKQEDEEATGSETSAPHTPLTPHTPHTPHTPAAAMSPLHSRPSPHPAHPAHTAHPAHPAGPAHQPHTMPSHNSEVLLRILNDKSDEDGDDRRQLDSRNTSQPCALLSQLLSSSNGPSGNGRSQDSTDNYLERIRAVKHKLEEKGAGNAKRPATSESQQVSSSAVPPASSAAPSPAAAPATTSSAGMSQLCQKNQILVSLLARQQTTPTTPLPLPNPNLRAYGPAPRPRPPPPAQMPQQRHHHSTLSTILTGPAHRASNVNGGPGSLGGGALGGAELAQSHLQMVLQGRGAYPPHSAPHPVTTQHYTANQHYSQPGSSSRAVAGGDSEVPSDQTLSDILDEVIDHMPDADRPAPSVSVLIDLETRRDYGGKAKNDVINAITKSLMQCETVTKSPVSSSPGPPPVYAVQSPVSCNMGSMGSSGGIHYVRPDGTRSRQLEEQHARLMHLQQRQQMLVSPEADQPQADLGSTISALSETPPNVALTRTDYHHIYHPANQMGSNYGTNKITSTQQNPMLSRQLSGSGVGYAPHSAAALHTPLSAPPPPPQPYLRAPRPHLVGGYYDDGAGAGYCGDYARRAPHHLPHQPLPHPHHDPPMPCAGNGSGAVGAGGAAGGSGAGASGTSEYVRNELRAVVGARLHPPMQSDLDPLMTFDMTSSGGGAGGRAAAASWESPQTTANTTEAGTAEAGSAAGGDEAGAPDAKASASLLQKLLSQ
- the LOC128673996 gene encoding nuclear receptor coactivator 2 isoform X10: MLPMVQPDPVIFNCGGHSANGATAPSIALPPSLTPDSDVDELVDIFFDVDVTVNTFPRIESCDLQLGDTWRGMQGKMSVTTPVKKIRKKSDSKPQSQINKCHNEKRRRELENETINQLEELLGTCLAEVKQPDKNGIVREATRQIEEVLKRRGECPGECPVRNAQCLSPVQAGEVSSTQPPACLHYTEITTLIEALKHYTGSLGWVLLEINSKGEIECVTENIKELVLQDRTELYKKSIFSLLHVNDQAKLKPLLRVIQSFAWGSGEIEKFQAIQARLLVKNTDGTEGTGYVEAVIHAAPVRGSSSEEAGSVMCVIRRREDASAALLPLDGGPPAIAAKQSDHIVFRLDCNYIILSCDLRGVENIINCPVSLVGTRYLELVDSGDRVVVVAHLQQTGQYSAPPSVSPPFRIRLGASLPALRVSARSRLFRAQPSSGEPDFIMSTHTLLGDDDLDLLDAETSRPPVGGPLMTSVANGESSNCDRYRSPMCPGGEFLNDFDLDPDPWGSSFQLGDMSGEDSKDRKDTSVEPPATPQTPRAPPTPGEGPPSVAPVEEPNRLRTLLSKKPVPGDAALNSNNRILKDLLKQEDEEATGSETSAPHTPLTPHTPHTPHTPAAAMSPLHSRPSPHPAHPAHTAHPAHPAGPAHQPHTMPSHNSEVLLRILNDKSDEDGDDRRQLDSRNTSQPCALLSQLLSSSNGPSGNGRSQDSTDNYLERIRAVKHKLEEKGAGNAKRPATSESQQQVSSSAVPPASSAAPSPAAAPATTSSAGMSQLCQKNQILVSLLARQQTTPTTPLPLPNPNLRAYGPAPRPRPPPPAQMPQQRHHHSTLSTILTGPAHRASNVNGGPGSLGGGALGGAELAQSHLQMVLQGRGAYPPHSAPHPVTTQHYTANQHYSQPGSSSRAVAGGDSEVPSDQTLSDILDEVIDHMPDADRPAPSVSVLIDLETRRDYGGKAKNDVINAITKSLMQCETVTKSPVSSSPGPPPVYAVQSPVSCNMGSMGSSGGIHYVRPDGTRSRQLEEQHARLMHLQQRQQMLVSPEADQPQADLGSTISALSETPPNVALTRTDYHHIYHPANQMGSNYGTNKITSTQQNPMLSRQLSTIKTCIKY